The DNA segment CTTAATTGCATGAAACTGAATGGCGTAAAATACAGTTAGGCATTCAAAACTGTACTTTGCGCTAATTTCGTGTACAGAAATTGCTAAAATGTACCGAAGTAGGAATAATTGACCAAAATTTGTCTCAAATATTTTATATTATAGTTGTCGAAACGATAGCTAAACAAATTAATGATTCAGCTTCGTTTTTAACATTTATTGTCATTAAGATAACATTTACAGGGAGTGTTTATAATGGAAGGTTTATTCGATGCAATTAGAAGCACTGTAGATGCTGCAATCAAAGGTGACGGTTCTAAATTAGGAACTAGCATTGTAGACATCGTAACAAAAGGTGCAGAAGTAGCTTCAGATTTAATTTCAAAAGCAACTGGTCAATAATTAATTAAAAACTAAAATTATAAACAGAGGTGTAATGAACATGCAAAAATTAGCAGAAGCAATCGCAAACACAGT comes from the Staphylococcus hsinchuensis genome and includes:
- a CDS encoding beta-class phenol-soluble modulin, which translates into the protein MEGLFDAIRSTVDAAIKGDGSKLGTSIVDIVTKGAEVASDLISKATGQ